The Crassostrea angulata isolate pt1a10 unplaced genomic scaffold, ASM2561291v2 HiC_scaffold_310, whole genome shotgun sequence DNA segment cagaatacccgaacaatgaagatctgctgaaaaataaacattaagatgacattaaattgacattaaatagcatcaggtcatcaatttgaaaagaatagacatttttaatgcattgcaaatatgatgcttacaaaaaataagaaaaacaaataaaaaaccttgtttacaacataattgttgtccaaattctattgacagatgatcagcagaccttaattgagcccatcaattatgagttaaatatgaatttaaaaatttaaaaaacaagcaaagaactgcaaaaatgaattgctacacatgtaatcaacaataatattttctaatttagaattcaaaccaatatttcttgctttttcttctttcgtagtccctctaattttactctttacacatatacaatactccagtccccctcaattttaaattacagccactcccatcttaaaatttaaatttaatgaactaatttcactgcaagtgtattgaaatgtcaagtctgtccaaataatcatgaaatattgacatttgtttgactttaaagaaagaaaacatgaaaaaaatagggtctctatagggaaaagcctaccaattattttcccatagaactccatacaaatgttatgacctctcagtactttactataatagtttcagtcaaatctttggtatcatttgaaacttcaattcaagacctttcaggaaatgacaaaaaaaatatagggtcccgtggcgtttataggtcaaatttgcagttgtttacaacttacagcgatcggcagtaaatgtcactctacataaaaaatcaacccccacccctacaatttttcctagtgttgctatattctttaaaatattcccccattccttcatttattttaaaaactaataattttactacaaaatgagaattgtcacatacctgaattcagccaatcgcctaacgcctacccattcattccttattacaacgttctataacttttctctgatgtaaacatccgggggtttggtactctcattcctatatTTAGGTACAGCCCAAATGTAGATAACTAAGGAGTGAATATTGACAGGTATGCATTTTACAAACCAGTAAATGTTGCTTAATCtaaactttaaataataaagttctAACCATTGTTTTCTTCGTCAACATTACGAAACGTGTTTAAACCGAATTTCCTCTAAATAATATATTCGGCACAAAGTTACTTTGGagaaaagaaaatttgtttgcagACTAGaaggtaatatttttaaagatttatttccaaaatttttCTGTGACCCTTCTATTACACTTTTCCCTCAGTATATCCAAAACTTCTTGAGGGTCAATCTTGCAAATTATATGCTTACAGTTAAACTTGCTGTATAaccaaaagttgttgcatttgatatacattaatacagatttattaaaaaaaaaattacctaatccaaaaaaaaatatcttttgcactttataaatttatatcccatttgggcttttattggtaaaattgtttttattgtctGTGTTGTTCAAGATTTTCTATTACTGTATATCACGTTTTTTCCGCGTGTATTCAATTTCAGCTTTGTTCACGAAGATTTCCGAATCGCGGAAAATATATCGgcgtaaatttgatacaaagtgtTATTCTTATGATATAGTTCTCTCTTTCCTAATGAAGTAAACAGGTATGTAAAAGTACAATGAACTGTGTTCAGTAAGTTTAGAATAGAAATTGCGGGATTGGAAGCAAGCGCAAGATAATAGGTATGTAAGCCTcatagtttatttaataatccatTGACAAGCTAATTAAAACGGTCGCTTTTCTTGCCTAAACCGATGTCTAATTATACCTGTgctactggtatatgtaacagtacatgatctatttatctatgactgtttgcatctctgaaaataattattggatattatttaacattaaggaAATCGTGTAAATGGTTTGTccgaattttttattataatgagcGGCAATTTAGATACTTTTACCCTCTTACTTCACAGGGTTAAACAATCTTGATTTATCTTTTCAGtatgactttgaaatagtgaaaattcgATTTGCGTAAATTTTATACACCGTTCTAGGTTCTGAATCGCGGAAAAAACATGACCCTGAAAAAAAAACGGATATACGGtatctttaaattaaatatcaaatttttattgcTGAATACTAACTTTACCTAAAGCTTTACTAGTTAAATTTATTAACctcatttctctttttttatagaattttttcaACTTGTCTATTGATTTTGCAGATAGTGActgtgatattttgaaaaatggaaTTAACATTGAGAACCTTACCTCGTGTTTTACACAAAACACAGACTGTGAGTTGCCGTAGAAACAGCCTGTGTCACACACGCCTCTTTCAAAATCGTGTGAATGAAAAGTCACTAGTTGCAGCTAGATTGAGCACAAAGTCAGATATTGTAACCGAGAGGACTCTGTTCCAAATGTTGCCTGTTGTTTACCGGCAGACAAACAGACATATGGCAGGGCACAGTAAATTTTCCAACATCAAACATCGGAAGGAGGCGCAGGACAGTAAAAAGTCAGCGCTGATGGGACAGTATGTCAAGCTAGCACAGTCAGCTGTAAAAAGTAAGTAGAGAGAAGCTTCCTGGATTGTATCATATATTGAAACTTCACATActagtaattttaaaaacttttaatttatattcttaaaaaaatctctGCTGAGATAGGTGTTCGacactcataaaaaaaatcaatcaacccatttacagcccccccccccaaaaaaaataattcacacactgtatatatatgatatgcaccttttaattttaatgtgtttattcattgattttCATTAATAGATAAACTAGTTTTCAAGACCGAGACCTGGGCattgaaaataatcaaaataaatataaaaatattttattacttCTTTGGCTGGAagtatttgtttttatgaaaagtgTGTtggaaaacttaaaattttaatttgtttaccatGTGAGCTAAAGTTGGTTAActgtattatatttacatccaccaagtacatgtatgattcaTATAAGCTATGTAGAAACTGACAAGATTGAAATCTACTTGCCCCATTTTTTGATTGGTCGAAACTTTCCGCCACCTATTAAGAAAAATTGACGATTCATGtgggttttgtattttttttgcaatgtcacCATCTTTGCATGAATCATTAATCAAGAAggcaatttattgtttaaatagttaCATTTGGTGTTATTTCTGTTTCAGTGGGTGGGTCTACTGATCCCAAACTTAACCCCAAGCTGGCCCAGGTTATAGAGAGTGCAAAGAAGAGCAGCCTGGGTGTTGAAACCATAAAAAAACTACTTGAAAGAATGGTAGGAAGAACTTTGATTGAGATTTGCTGGATTTTGtaacattaaaattgatttaattttcatgacctacaaaataaataggtaatttacaattttacaccCTTCAtgacataaaacatatataactatatacatgttcagtacatgtatatgattgatAGGAGATGaaccaatctaattaaaattagatctttgatccgTGCTTTTAATGGATCTTTGATCCGTGCTTTTAATGGATCGCTAAACAACTTCTTTGTCATGTTTCAAACTTTGTGTACCGATCTATTTGCAGTGAATCAAAGATCCAATTTTGATTAGACTGGATATGAACAAGTCTCCCCTTCTCAACATCATCAAAGTAAATTAATATGATTTGAATAGAACATGTTAGCTACTtttgaactttattttatttgaaagaaaaataaagaatacaaaGATATCATGATAGAAGTTTGTGGACCAGCCAACTCCATTTTCTTGGTTATGGTAGACGCAACGAACCAAGTGAGTGCTAGGACAGAGGTGAAAGCGGTAATGAGGAAACATCCGTAAGTTTGTGTGTTGATCAGGTAGAAATGGAAAAATTATCGGTATTAAAGTTTGTATGAGTTGTTAAAGCACCAATGTAGAAAGTTTTGTGCAATTCTGAATTATTTTAAGTCAAAGCCGATTGCTAGTTCAAATCTCTAAATAATGATGAATTTTACCGTAGACAATCTtcactagccaagggtttttggtCCACTCTGCTCCCCATTAATCCTTGGCAGATCTCATTACGAAATCTTGatgacaagctccgttttatgattggctgcagctgtgAGTAGCTGATCTATTCGCAGCATTTACAACAGGCGCTTGTCAATAAACGTTTAAAGAAACACACGTGTGATCTTTTGTAATATATTCcgtgcttttaacaagttgagacacaagtgcttgagtacagtgcctcccaaacgatggtctaaccagattgCTCTAAAAAAACGATATAATTTACTGCATTGAACGGAGatttacaaacttgtcaaggctagTGTGATAgtatgggaagtaaacatggcgaaagTAGCCTCGGAAGTTGCTTATCCCGTTAGTGTGTAAGTTCCTGCTTATGGCTACTGCTTTTAGATGTTCAATGAgctgtattttattaaatttcttttgtccgcaatattcacgaAGATGATACCTGGTTTTATAGCATGAATGCTTTTATAtatcggcgactttttcactcccaGTACATGTCCCTACAAATACTACAAATAAAACATTCCTTGCTTTCTTTAGGTTATATCTTCATTCCTATTTCAGGGATAGACATTAACTTTTCAGTTCACTTGCCTTTCGGGCAAGTGAACTGAAATTCTGACTTTCCCGAATATAAAAATTGGTAGCCCGAAATTACGCTGTAGTAAGAAGACAACACCACATTCCTTAATTTTGTTTGAGTAACTCACAAATATGATAACCAAGTACGTTCCATTTCGTAAGCTCAGTTGCTGGATAAAACATCGATGGACCA contains these protein-coding regions:
- the LOC128170095 gene encoding probable transcriptional regulatory protein HY04AAS1_0501 (The sequence of the model RefSeq protein was modified relative to this genomic sequence to represent the inferred CDS: added 279 bases not found in genome assembly), which produces MELTLRTLPRVLHKTQTVSCRRNSLCHTRLFQNRVNEKSLVAARLSTKSDIVTERTLFQMLPVVYRQTNRHMAGHSKFSNIKHRKEAQDSKKSALMGQYVKLAQSAVKMGGSTDPKLNPKLAQVIESAKKSSLGVETIKKLLERMKNKEYKDIMIEVCGPANSIFLVMVDATNQVSARTEVKAVMRKHPVKVSNSPSSLHLFKQQGILYVTPDPERPNLDLEEIAIECEAEDVTKETNEEGQEVIKFLCDPARLSEVKTMLEGRSLTVENFYEQYEPLAPVTPSEAEQKEIDSIREKLENMDSYVEMHTNIES